Proteins co-encoded in one Armatimonadota bacterium genomic window:
- a CDS encoding DUF4380 domain-containing protein — translation MINKHLLIIIILASFGSCAGAGPSVECIDYRGWSGSYRMSAGRYSLVVVPAIGGRIMEYSLDGRNVIWENAEEFGKVYEITNDWRNYGGYKTWVSPQDYWHWPPDPILDRGKAVVEVFDRDGRKWLRIIGQPSLKSGVMFIKELTLDENGEVTLIQKMRAVGKPPTKWGIHDVTQVRTPCLVVFPIRSDTRVPGGIKYLFGDPKKTAQFTVRDGLCITSYHGQVYQIGAESDGPWMIWFQDDMAYVKLFPPMKRDAEYGDRGSSAVVFTSNGKLGYLEMEVLGPLIDLSKGEETELIERWRLFRLDECVKSQYSIKRIIREMERKGLIPSRG, via the coding sequence TTGATTAATAAGCACTTATTAATCATTATTATTTTGGCGTCCTTCGGATCTTGCGCAGGTGCTGGGCCTAGTGTTGAGTGCATAGATTATCGAGGATGGAGCGGTTCCTATCGCATGAGCGCAGGACGATATAGCCTTGTTGTTGTTCCTGCAATAGGTGGGAGGATAATGGAATACTCACTCGATGGACGCAATGTTATTTGGGAGAATGCTGAAGAATTTGGGAAGGTGTATGAAATAACAAACGATTGGAGGAATTATGGCGGTTATAAGACGTGGGTCTCGCCTCAAGATTACTGGCATTGGCCTCCCGACCCCATACTAGACAGAGGGAAAGCAGTTGTCGAAGTCTTTGATAGGGATGGTAGAAAATGGCTTAGAATCATTGGCCAGCCAAGCTTGAAAAGTGGTGTAATGTTCATCAAGGAGCTTACACTTGATGAAAATGGCGAGGTGACACTTATACAAAAGATGCGCGCGGTCGGCAAACCGCCTACAAAGTGGGGCATCCACGACGTCACTCAGGTGAGAACTCCTTGCTTGGTGGTTTTTCCTATTCGGTCAGACACGCGCGTGCCAGGTGGAATCAAATACCTTTTTGGAGATCCTAAGAAGACAGCACAGTTCACAGTACGTGATGGTCTTTGCATTACAAGTTATCATGGCCAAGTTTACCAAATAGGTGCGGAATCTGATGGCCCATGGATGATATGGTTTCAAGATGATATGGCATATGTGAAGCTTTTTCCGCCTATGAAGCGTGACGCTGAATATGGTGATAGAGGTTCGTCAGCTGTTGTGTTTACTAGCAATGGTAAACTTGGGTATTTGGAGATGGAGGTATTAGGTCCGCTGATAGATCTTTCAAAGGGTGAAGAGACCGAATTGATAGAACGATGGCGGCTCTTCCGCCTTGATGAATGTGTAAAAAGCCAGTACTCGATAAAGCGCATAATTAGAGAGATGGAGCGAAAGGGTTTAATCCCATCTAGAGGCTAG
- a CDS encoding zinc ribbon domain-containing protein: MPIFDYRCLDCRKRFSLLVGVVAKGPQLRCPNCGSVKIKKLISRFSALRSEDDIIDDLADPSKIGDLDNPKELRSWAKRMSREWGEDFGDEIDEAFEEAESGSDMEID, translated from the coding sequence ATGCCGATATTTGATTACAGATGCTTGGATTGTCGAAAACGATTCAGCTTATTAGTCGGAGTCGTTGCAAAAGGTCCTCAGCTTCGATGCCCAAATTGCGGGAGTGTGAAAATCAAGAAGCTTATTTCCCGGTTCTCAGCCCTCCGCTCGGAAGATGATATCATTGATGATTTAGCAGACCCTTCCAAAATCGGCGACCTCGACAACCCAAAAGAATTGCGCAGTTGGGCAAAGCGCATGAGCCGAGAATGGGGCGAAGATTTTGGTGACGAGATCGACGAAGCTTTTGAGGAAGCAGAGTCAGGCTCTGATATGGAAATTGATTAA
- a CDS encoding LmeA family phospholipid-binding protein has product MRKITALLAFSFLVAGCIGGVIRSKIAEGIEDSLPQYIGPAKKYSVKALGPSEPMLRGKFEHLHIEGLEVQISENLMVDRLIVDMDKVEADPETRQIRSVAATVFTAEVAEKSINDYICAARPDIKGLTLDLQEGKLTVTARPSVLGIGVEFKVTGKPVIASKDKINFVADGASLARLPIPALVVNKVLDRMNPVLDLGEMQFPVALTSIAIKNDAVVINGKAEFKTAK; this is encoded by the coding sequence GTGAGAAAAATTACTGCGCTCTTAGCGTTTTCATTTCTAGTTGCAGGTTGCATCGGAGGCGTTATTCGCTCAAAGATAGCAGAGGGTATTGAGGATAGTCTGCCGCAATATATTGGTCCTGCAAAGAAGTATTCAGTTAAGGCACTAGGGCCCAGCGAGCCCATGCTCCGAGGTAAATTCGAGCACCTGCACATCGAAGGCTTGGAGGTTCAAATCTCCGAAAACCTGATGGTGGACCGCCTAATTGTGGATATGGACAAAGTGGAAGCAGATCCTGAAACACGTCAGATACGAAGCGTTGCTGCAACTGTCTTTACAGCCGAGGTAGCCGAGAAGTCTATAAATGATTATATTTGCGCTGCTAGACCCGATATTAAAGGACTGACCCTGGATCTCCAGGAGGGTAAACTCACAGTAACCGCACGTCCCTCAGTTTTGGGCATTGGAGTAGAATTCAAAGTTACAGGCAAGCCAGTAATCGCAAGCAAGGATAAAATAAACTTTGTAGCCGACGGCGCATCATTAGCTAGGCTCCCGATTCCAGCACTAGTGGTTAACAAGGTACTTGATCGAATGAACCCCGTGCTCGACCTCGGAGAGATGCAGTTTCCTGTGGCATTGACTAGCATTGCAATAAAAAATGATGCAGTAGTAATCAACGGCAAGGCTGAGTTCAAGACAGCTAAATAA
- a CDS encoding MATE family efflux transporter: MDQISPESKNETRRRIVNGHIATTVWWLAWPSIITMILQTGYGLIDALFLGRLGAATLAGLGVANQVLLVLMAFSAAVGVGSTALVARFVGAEDNQSAEEVTKQSILLAIISATISGILLYAFGPSLIELMAEKGEGVRLGVIYLDILLAGNAFSFLTVIVTGVYRGLGDVRTPLIATTVATVINVVGDYILIFGIGPFPKLGIAGAAIAVVTSRAVSTAMLLAYLPKTHIPNVLKGSWKPSWNWFARILNIGYPAAVQALLRTGASMTYFGILRRSIDGENALAALTIGLRTEALAFMPGFAFSVAAASMVGQNLGARQPERAEKGAWAATWQGIWIMGGIGLLFVFFSHQIADLFTNDIRVLPLAASYLWVNGLSEPFLALGMILTGALQGAGETRLPTLATILTLWIIRLPLTYLLAITLDFGAFGAWVAMSSSTVFSGLAVLGIFKWTNWSEKEV, from the coding sequence TTGGACCAAATTTCCCCTGAAAGCAAAAATGAGACACGCCGGCGTATAGTAAATGGCCACATAGCAACGACTGTCTGGTGGTTAGCTTGGCCCTCCATCATCACAATGATACTCCAAACAGGATATGGCTTAATTGACGCACTATTTTTGGGTAGGCTGGGCGCCGCTACGCTTGCAGGGCTTGGAGTTGCAAATCAAGTTTTGCTAGTGCTCATGGCATTCAGCGCAGCGGTTGGAGTTGGCAGTACAGCTCTAGTGGCGAGGTTCGTTGGCGCGGAGGATAATCAAAGCGCCGAAGAAGTTACGAAACAATCTATTCTGCTTGCGATCATTTCAGCGACAATCTCAGGAATCCTGCTATATGCTTTTGGGCCCTCCTTAATAGAGTTGATGGCTGAGAAGGGCGAAGGCGTTAGGCTTGGGGTTATTTACTTAGACATTCTCCTTGCCGGCAATGCATTCTCTTTCCTAACGGTTATTGTTACGGGCGTTTACCGAGGTCTTGGGGATGTCCGTACCCCACTTATTGCCACGACGGTTGCTACGGTAATCAATGTTGTTGGAGACTACATATTAATATTTGGAATTGGGCCTTTCCCAAAGCTCGGTATAGCAGGAGCCGCCATTGCAGTCGTCACTTCTCGAGCTGTATCAACAGCCATGCTGCTAGCATATCTTCCTAAAACACACATTCCAAATGTTCTAAAAGGCTCATGGAAACCCTCATGGAATTGGTTCGCCCGAATTCTCAACATTGGTTATCCAGCTGCGGTGCAAGCACTCCTTAGAACGGGAGCATCAATGACATATTTTGGCATACTGAGGCGAAGTATTGACGGAGAAAACGCACTTGCCGCATTGACCATAGGATTGCGAACCGAAGCACTTGCATTCATGCCTGGCTTCGCATTTAGCGTCGCCGCCGCATCAATGGTCGGTCAGAATCTGGGGGCGCGCCAGCCCGAACGAGCAGAGAAGGGCGCATGGGCGGCTACATGGCAGGGGATATGGATAATGGGTGGGATTGGCTTACTATTTGTTTTCTTCTCACACCAGATAGCCGATCTTTTTACAAACGACATACGCGTGCTACCACTTGCGGCATCTTATCTTTGGGTTAACGGACTTTCCGAACCTTTTCTTGCACTTGGGATGATACTCACGGGCGCACTCCAAGGAGCAGGCGAAACTCGCCTCCCAACGCTGGCAACAATCCTCACGCTTTGGATAATAAGACTTCCTTTGACCTATCTTCTCGCCATAACGCTTGATTTTGGCGCATTTGGAGCATGGGTAGCAATGTCATCTTCAACAGTTTTCTCGGGATTGGCGGTACTTGGAATCTTCAAATGGACTAATTGGTCAGAAAAAGAGGTATAG
- a CDS encoding DUF1232 domain-containing protein — MTSANVRKTSTTGEIGAVVARLPKYAKLVWLLLKDPEISGRQRAALMAAIGYSVSPVDAIPGVIPVIGQLDDLAIVLFTVRWIIRSMPADKGSNYLAQASLSIRDIEDDLSIVQRSSARIMKRIAKLSALAAVGLYGIGKFVFGVIKSAKKA; from the coding sequence ATGACCTCTGCAAATGTAAGAAAGACTAGCACGACAGGTGAAATCGGGGCAGTCGTTGCACGCCTACCGAAGTATGCAAAGCTTGTATGGCTTCTTCTCAAAGACCCTGAAATTTCCGGCAGGCAAAGAGCAGCGCTAATGGCGGCGATTGGATATTCAGTTAGTCCTGTTGATGCAATCCCCGGAGTCATACCAGTAATCGGACAGCTTGATGACCTTGCAATTGTTCTGTTTACTGTTCGGTGGATAATTCGGTCGATGCCTGCCGATAAAGGTTCCAATTATCTTGCGCAAGCAAGCTTATCTATCCGCGACATTGAGGATGACCTGAGCATAGTCCAGCGCTCAAGCGCTCGAATAATGAAACGAATTGCAAAGCTTTCAGCTCTTGCGGCCGTTGGGCTTTACGGCATCGGCAAGTTCGTCTTCGGCGTCATTAAGTCAGCAAAGAAGGCATAA
- a CDS encoding acetoin utilization protein AcuC, whose amino-acid sequence MKACFVYCDEMTKYDMGVDHPLRPERLRLTKELISAYGLIAQGQLIAPELATEADILTVHKPDYIAAVRKLSEGKDISDPWRYGFDYGDNKPFLGMYEASLLYTGASIKAAELIMEGQFERCFNISGGLHHAMTNRASGFCIFNDPAIAIRRLQKKFSRIAYIDIDAHHGDGVQHIFYDTNTVLTISMHESGRYLFPGTGFVNEIGTGKGKGYSVNIPLEPYTPSDVMVWAFKEIVPPLIKAYDPQVIVAQLGVDSHFQDPLAHLELTSKGFDELVKTIISFERPLVALGGGGYNISTVARLWTLAYARLLEVEISDVIPANFASRHNIHRLHDVELPITTDERRRITFEATQEIVQLIKEIVFPYHFS is encoded by the coding sequence ATGAAAGCTTGCTTTGTGTATTGCGATGAAATGACCAAATACGACATGGGAGTAGATCATCCTCTCCGCCCAGAACGCCTGCGCTTAACGAAAGAGCTAATCTCGGCTTATGGTCTGATAGCGCAAGGGCAGCTAATTGCACCCGAATTAGCAACGGAAGCAGATATTCTGACAGTCCACAAACCCGATTATATAGCTGCAGTTCGCAAACTTAGTGAAGGAAAGGATATCTCAGACCCTTGGCGCTATGGTTTCGACTATGGAGACAACAAGCCTTTCCTGGGCATGTATGAAGCTTCACTACTTTACACAGGAGCTTCGATCAAAGCCGCAGAACTAATTATGGAAGGCCAATTTGAGAGATGTTTCAACATCTCTGGCGGGCTACACCATGCGATGACAAATCGAGCAAGTGGATTCTGCATATTCAACGACCCAGCGATTGCAATACGACGACTCCAGAAAAAGTTCAGCCGGATTGCTTACATCGATATCGATGCTCATCATGGTGATGGTGTTCAACACATTTTTTACGATACAAACACAGTACTCACCATCAGCATGCATGAAAGTGGCAGATATCTCTTCCCAGGCACTGGCTTTGTGAATGAGATTGGAACAGGTAAAGGAAAAGGTTACTCTGTAAATATTCCTCTTGAACCGTACACACCATCGGATGTGATGGTTTGGGCATTCAAAGAAATAGTGCCGCCATTAATCAAAGCTTACGACCCGCAAGTAATAGTTGCTCAGCTAGGAGTTGATTCACATTTTCAAGATCCTCTTGCACATTTGGAACTAACGTCCAAGGGCTTTGACGAATTAGTAAAGACAATAATCAGTTTTGAAAGGCCATTAGTAGCCCTGGGTGGAGGAGGTTACAATATCTCTACTGTTGCAAGATTATGGACTCTCGCCTACGCTCGCTTGCTTGAAGTGGAGATATCCGATGTAATACCTGCAAACTTTGCTAGCCGCCACAATATTCATCGCCTTCATGATGTGGAACTTCCGATAACTACTGATGAACGTCGCCGCATAACCTTTGAAGCCACGCAGGAAATTGTACAGCTGATTAAGGAGATTGTTTTCCCATACCACTTTTCTTGA
- a CDS encoding class II aldolase/adducin family protein has translation MGKEEILQQLVSMSNRLGEEWRELVILGEGNTSARICDQTFFVKASGTNLRTITAEGFVEVKFEPVLEMLESRELSDDEIKERLAAAKVNRNYKLAPSVETVFHAYLLSIPGVNFVGHTHPVSVNGILCSKNWREVLQGRLFPDEIVCCGIAPVFIPYTDPGVALARKIREVVQEYVSRIGERPKAILMQNHGLIALGTTPKEVESVTMMWDKTAKILARTYHFGGPSYLTPEQVNRLATRPDEEQRKRLIKGLPLTTEEN, from the coding sequence ATGGGAAAAGAAGAAATTCTTCAACAGCTTGTCAGTATGTCGAACCGCCTGGGAGAGGAATGGCGTGAGCTCGTTATCTTGGGTGAAGGGAATACATCTGCAAGAATTTGTGACCAAACGTTTTTTGTGAAGGCAAGTGGAACAAATCTTAGAACTATAACAGCTGAAGGATTCGTTGAGGTAAAATTTGAGCCGGTCCTCGAGATGCTTGAGAGCCGAGAGCTCAGCGATGATGAGATTAAAGAGCGGTTGGCAGCGGCAAAAGTCAATCGGAATTATAAGTTAGCGCCATCCGTTGAAACCGTTTTTCATGCATATCTTCTAAGCATACCGGGTGTGAATTTCGTGGGCCACACTCATCCAGTGTCAGTAAATGGGATACTATGTTCGAAAAACTGGCGTGAGGTGCTCCAGGGTCGCCTTTTCCCCGACGAGATTGTTTGTTGTGGCATTGCTCCTGTGTTTATACCATACACCGACCCAGGCGTAGCTCTTGCTAGGAAAATTAGAGAAGTAGTCCAAGAATATGTATCCCGGATAGGCGAGCGGCCCAAAGCAATTCTTATGCAAAACCATGGCCTTATAGCACTCGGGACAACTCCGAAAGAAGTTGAAAGCGTCACGATGATGTGGGATAAGACTGCCAAAATACTGGCGCGAACATATCATTTTGGTGGTCCAAGCTACCTAACGCCTGAGCAAGTAAATCGCCTTGCTACTCGCCCTGATGAAGAGCAGCGGAAACGGCTTATCAAAGGCTTACCTTTAACAACGGAGGAAAATTGA
- a CDS encoding alcohol dehydrogenase catalytic domain-containing protein, translating into MKDVLQAYRNVDYSLPETILTWHLYGAGLENFGKDGKPVELPMPKYGPNELLVRIDAVGICFSDVKVINQGNKHPRVTGRDLIKNPVTLGHEASVTVVGVGKNLKGKFNVGQRFIVQADVFYKGKSMAFGYVLPGAQTQYQVIGKEILEGDEGCYLLPVKDSTGYSEAALTEPWACVVAAYRITRRPSIKPEGNLWIIGAPGDDDYTLDLDIKSKHVVATDLDWSLLDDLEMWAGAGCFELTITPTFDELDLEELATRYGGFDDIIILGADAGVIQHAAPLLAKHGIMNIVASEPIGRPVEIDIGKIHYEFQSYVGTASTRIGAGYEMVRVPSELKAGGIAWYIGAGGPMGQMHVQRAVEMKNCPSKILATDIDTTRLNSVKDRVAAAAAAKGIEFLAVNPNDSDKELFDKLLWEFTCGRGFDDIIVLAPVVSLIEEAIQYLAEEGLMNIFAGFPVGTIANIDLTGVYEKKLRLVGSSGSRIRDMLDTLSEAESGSLATDKSVAAIGGIEASWDGMLATKEGRFPGKIIIYPQIRGLGLTAVTDLKDKLPNVYAKLTDGMFWNREAEKELLRTMLEL; encoded by the coding sequence ATGAAAGATGTTTTGCAGGCGTACCGAAATGTGGACTACAGCCTGCCCGAAACGATTCTGACATGGCATCTGTATGGCGCTGGCTTGGAAAACTTTGGCAAGGACGGCAAGCCTGTTGAGTTGCCCATGCCAAAGTATGGACCTAATGAACTCCTTGTTCGCATTGACGCTGTTGGAATATGCTTTAGCGATGTCAAAGTTATAAACCAAGGGAACAAACATCCGCGCGTGACGGGCCGTGACTTGATCAAAAATCCAGTAACTCTAGGACATGAGGCATCCGTTACGGTAGTTGGTGTCGGCAAGAATCTTAAGGGGAAATTCAATGTCGGACAGAGATTTATCGTCCAGGCGGACGTCTTTTATAAGGGCAAAAGCATGGCGTTTGGTTATGTTCTACCTGGTGCGCAAACCCAGTATCAGGTAATTGGCAAGGAAATACTTGAAGGTGATGAGGGATGTTATCTACTGCCGGTCAAAGATTCTACCGGATATTCTGAAGCTGCTCTCACCGAACCTTGGGCATGTGTTGTGGCGGCGTATCGGATAACTCGCAGGCCGTCTATCAAGCCTGAGGGCAATCTTTGGATTATTGGCGCACCTGGCGACGACGACTATACGCTTGACCTTGATATCAAGTCAAAGCACGTTGTGGCGACTGACCTCGATTGGAGCTTGCTTGATGACTTAGAAATGTGGGCTGGGGCAGGGTGCTTTGAGTTGACCATTACCCCCACTTTTGACGAGCTTGATTTAGAAGAGCTGGCGACGAGATACGGCGGCTTTGACGATATTATCATCCTAGGCGCCGACGCAGGTGTTATCCAACATGCTGCTCCTCTCTTAGCTAAGCATGGGATAATGAACATAGTCGCGTCCGAGCCAATTGGCAGACCAGTTGAGATAGACATCGGCAAAATTCATTATGAATTTCAATCCTACGTGGGTACGGCTAGCACGCGAATTGGTGCAGGTTATGAGATGGTCCGCGTTCCGAGCGAATTGAAAGCCGGGGGAATTGCTTGGTACATTGGAGCAGGTGGTCCAATGGGTCAAATGCACGTCCAGCGTGCGGTTGAAATGAAAAACTGTCCTTCAAAAATACTCGCGACGGATATTGATACGACGCGCCTGAACAGCGTCAAAGACCGTGTCGCCGCCGCAGCAGCCGCCAAGGGAATTGAGTTTCTCGCGGTGAATCCGAATGATTCGGACAAGGAGCTGTTCGACAAGTTGTTATGGGAATTTACATGTGGCAGAGGGTTCGATGATATAATCGTGCTTGCGCCTGTTGTCTCGCTTATCGAGGAAGCCATCCAATATCTTGCAGAAGAAGGGTTGATGAACATCTTTGCCGGATTTCCTGTTGGAACGATTGCTAACATAGACTTGACGGGCGTCTATGAGAAGAAGCTCCGCCTTGTTGGAAGTAGCGGGTCGAGAATACGAGATATGCTTGATACTCTTAGCGAGGCAGAGTCTGGCAGTCTAGCAACGGATAAATCAGTCGCTGCCATTGGTGGAATCGAGGCATCGTGGGACGGAATGCTTGCTACAAAAGAAGGCCGATTCCCAGGCAAGATCATTATTTATCCTCAAATTCGGGGGCTTGGGCTAACTGCTGTGACTGACCTTAAAGATAAGTTGCCGAATGTCTACGCCAAGCTTACCGATGGAATGTTTTGGAATCGAGAAGCCGAAAAGGAGCTTCTGCGGACGATGCTAGAATTATAA
- the srlD gene encoding sorbitol-6-phosphate dehydrogenase: protein MNGVVCKHLPGKTAIVTGAAQGLGEAIAKRLAAEGADVVVSDINFEKLEKVARAIEKEYGVRSIPVLADVTNEQQVLEMVQTAVREFGRLDIMVANAGILIAGSVVEFPTEQWRKVIDVNLIGYFICAREAAKVMMAQKSGVIIQINSKSGKKGSFRNSAYAASKFGGIGLTQSLALEMAPYNVRVNAVCPGNILEGTLWQESLFEQYSKTQGLTPEQVREKYLSQVPLGRPCTYEDVANVVVFLASDQSSYMTGQAINVTGGQEMR from the coding sequence ATGAATGGAGTAGTATGTAAGCATTTGCCGGGCAAAACGGCGATTGTAACTGGCGCTGCGCAGGGCCTTGGTGAGGCGATTGCCAAGAGGCTTGCCGCGGAAGGCGCAGACGTTGTCGTTTCGGACATTAACTTTGAGAAATTGGAGAAGGTAGCCAGGGCCATTGAGAAGGAATATGGCGTCCGTTCAATACCGGTGTTGGCTGATGTTACAAATGAACAGCAAGTTTTGGAAATGGTTCAAACTGCCGTCCGGGAGTTTGGCAGGCTTGACATCATGGTTGCCAATGCAGGAATTCTAATTGCCGGGTCGGTGGTCGAATTTCCAACCGAGCAGTGGCGTAAGGTTATCGATGTAAACCTCATCGGTTATTTCATATGTGCTCGTGAAGCTGCAAAAGTGATGATGGCACAGAAGAGCGGCGTCATTATCCAAATTAATTCGAAGTCTGGAAAAAAAGGGAGTTTCAGAAACTCTGCTTATGCGGCAAGCAAATTCGGTGGCATTGGTCTAACCCAAAGCTTGGCTCTTGAGATGGCGCCGTACAACGTCCGTGTTAATGCCGTATGCCCAGGGAATATCTTAGAAGGCACCCTCTGGCAGGAAAGCCTTTTTGAACAGTACTCCAAGACTCAGGGGCTAACACCAGAGCAGGTAAGAGAAAAGTACCTAAGCCAGGTCCCGTTAGGTCGGCCATGCACTTATGAAGATGTAGCAAATGTTGTTGTCTTTCTAGCATCCGACCAGTCGTCTTACATGACTGGCCAAGCGATTAATGTTACTGGTGGCCAGGAAATGCGCTAG
- a CDS encoding DUF2064 domain-containing protein, giving the protein MKRTIAVLVDAPIPGKVQTKLCPPLDAESAARIHESFTCDTLERISSIPDAEIVIYYNQPSALSILSKVALDSKQYLRQKGKSTEQKIHYCFERLCEPQRGIIFTWTNSPTLPVRSFELAFDALASGEIDIVLGPADDGGCYLIGSICSNHNHVCGIESSALHNIQNAIENAARLGLRWYLLPNWYVVRQPESLYRLKNELLEMPNECHVPSCTKSCVLELIDRHII; this is encoded by the coding sequence ATGAAACGAACAATTGCTGTCTTAGTAGATGCACCAATCCCTGGCAAAGTTCAAACTAAACTTTGCCCGCCACTCGATGCCGAGTCTGCTGCTCGAATACACGAAAGCTTCACGTGCGACACGCTGGAAAGAATTTCGAGCATCCCTGATGCAGAAATAGTCATTTATTACAACCAGCCTAGCGCACTCTCAATCCTATCAAAAGTAGCCTTAGATTCCAAACAATATTTGCGGCAAAAGGGCAAAAGTACTGAACAGAAAATTCACTACTGCTTTGAAAGACTGTGCGAACCACAAAGAGGGATAATTTTCACATGGACTAACAGCCCAACACTCCCTGTGCGGTCGTTTGAGCTAGCGTTCGACGCCTTGGCATCAGGCGAGATAGATATAGTACTAGGCCCGGCGGATGACGGAGGATGTTATCTAATCGGCTCTATATGCTCGAACCACAATCATGTATGCGGCATAGAATCATCCGCATTGCATAATATACAAAATGCCATCGAAAATGCAGCCCGTTTGGGGCTTCGGTGGTACCTTCTGCCTAATTGGTATGTGGTCCGACAACCAGAAAGTCTGTACCGCCTGAAAAACGAACTGCTTGAAATGCCAAATGAATGCCATGTGCCAAGTTGCACTAAAAGTTGTGTTTTAGAGCTCATAGATAGGCACATCATATAA